One genomic window of Phaenicophaeus curvirostris isolate KB17595 chromosome 21, BPBGC_Pcur_1.0, whole genome shotgun sequence includes the following:
- the LOC138729465 gene encoding aldehyde dehydrogenase family 3 member A2-like isoform X3, with amino-acid sequence MEKNVQEIVGRARAAFNSGRSRPLEFRLRQLKALERMVQEKEKEILAAIKADLHKCGPNAYSHEILSVLGELALAMDKLPSWAAPQPVKKNLLTMRDEAFIHFEPLGVVLVIGAWNYPFVLVMQPLIGAITAGNAVVVKPSEISENTAQLVADLLPQYIDRELYPVVTGGVPETTKLLEQRFDHILYTGNSTVGKIVMAAAAKHLTPVTLELGGKSPCYIDKDCDLAVACRRITWGKYMNCGQTCIAPDYILCDPSIQSQVVDNIKATLKEFYGEDVKSSPDYERIVNKRHFQRILGLLEGQKIAHGGETDEASCFIAPTILTDVSPESKVMEEEIFGPVLPILTMRSVDEAIEFINSREKPLALYVFSNNKKLIKRVISETSSGGFTGNDVIMHFFLSTLPFGGVGNSGMGSYHGKHSFETFSHRRSCLIKDLKMEGTNNLRYPPTSQKKVDWAKFFLLKQFNKGYIGLALLALLGVVAALVAK; translated from the exons ATGGAGAAGAACGTGCAGGAGATCGTTGGGAGGGCGAGAGCCGCCTTCAACTCTGGCCGGTCTCGCCCGCTGGAGTTCAGGCTGCGGCAGCTGAAGGCTCTGGAGCGGATGGtgcaagagaaggagaaggagatcctGGCAGCCATCAAGGCGGATCTGCACAAG TGTGGGCCCAACGCGTACAGCCATGAGATCCTGAGTGTGCTGGGGGAGCTCGCCCTGGCCATGGACAAGCTGCCATCCTGGGCGGCTCCTCAGCCTGTGAAGAAGAACCTGCTGACCATGCGGGACGAGGCATTCATCCATTTTGAACCACTGGGGGTGGTGCTGGTCATCGGGGCCTGGAACTACCCCTTTGTCCTGGTCATGCAGCCTTTGATCGGGGCCATCACAGCTG GCAATGCTGTGGTGGTGAAGCCATCGGAGATCAGCGAGAACACGGCTCAGCTGGTGGCTGATCTTCTTCCCCAGTACATCGACCGG GAGCTGTACCCCGTGGTCACCGGAGGAGTCCCCGAGACAACAaagctgctggagcagagatttGATCACATCCTCTACACTGGCAACTCCACAGTGGGAAAAATCgtgatggcagcagcagccaagcacCTGACGCCCGTCACCCTGGAGCTGGGCGGGAAGAGCCCCTGCTACATCGACAAGGACTGTGACCTGGCCGTCGCCTGCAG GCGGATAACGTGGGGGAAGTACATGAACTGTGGGCAAACCTGCATCGCCCCGGACTACATCCTCTGCGACCCATCCATCCAGAGCCAGGTGGTGGACAACATCAAGGCGACTCTGAAG GAATTCTATGGGGAAGACGTGAAGTCATCTCCGGATTACGAGAGGATTGTCAACAAGCGTCACTTCCAGAGGATCCTGGGCCTGCTGGAAGGGCAGAAGATTGCTCATGGGGGAGAGACTGATGAGGCCTCCTGCTTCATAG CCCCAACGATCCTCACTGATGTTTCTCCGGAGTCAAAggtgatggaggaggagatcTTTGGGCCAGTCCTCCCCATACTGACCATGAGGAGCGTAGATGAAGCCATTGAGTTTATCAACAGTCGGGAGAAGCCCCTGGCCCTGTATGTGTTCTCCAACAACAAGAAG TTAATCAAAAGAGTCATCTCTGAAACCTCCAGTGGGGGTTTTACTGGAAATGATGTTATCATGCATTTCTTCCTCTCAACTTTACCCTTTGGTGGTGTCG GTAACAGCGGGATGGGCTCCTACCACGGCAAACACAGCTTTGAGACCTTCTCCCACCGCCGCTCCTGCCTGATCAAGGACCTGAAGATGGAGGGTACGAACAATCTCCGGTACCCGCCTACCAGCCAGAAGAAGGTGGATTGGGCCAAGTTCTTCCTCTTGAAGCAGTTTAACAAGGGCTACATTGGACTGGCCCTCTTGGCCCTGCTGGGGGTTGTGGCAGCGCTGGTGGCAAAG TGA
- the LOC138729465 gene encoding aldehyde dehydrogenase family 3 member A2-like isoform X2: MEKNVQEIVGRARAAFNSGRSRPLEFRLRQLKALERMVQEKEKEILAAIKADLHKCGPNAYSHEILSVLGELALAMDKLPSWAAPQPVKKNLLTMRDEAFIHFEPLGVVLVIGAWNYPFVLVMQPLIGAITAGNAVVVKPSEISENTAQLVADLLPQYIDRELYPVVTGGVPETTKLLEQRFDHILYTGNSTVGKIVMAAAAKHLTPVTLELGGKSPCYIDKDCDLAVACRRITWGKYMNCGQTCIAPDYILCDPSIQSQVVDNIKATLKEFYGEDVKSSPDYERIVNKRHFQRILGLLEGQKIAHGGETDEASCFIAPTILTDVSPESKVMEEEIFGPVLPILTMRSVDEAIEFINSREKPLALYVFSNNKKLIKRVISETSSGGFTGNDVIMHFFLSTLPFGGVGNSGMGSYHGKHSFETFSHRRSCLIKDLKMEGTNNLRYPPTSQKKVDWAKFFLLKQFNKGYIGLALLALLGVVAALVAKIIYY, from the exons ATGGAGAAGAACGTGCAGGAGATCGTTGGGAGGGCGAGAGCCGCCTTCAACTCTGGCCGGTCTCGCCCGCTGGAGTTCAGGCTGCGGCAGCTGAAGGCTCTGGAGCGGATGGtgcaagagaaggagaaggagatcctGGCAGCCATCAAGGCGGATCTGCACAAG TGTGGGCCCAACGCGTACAGCCATGAGATCCTGAGTGTGCTGGGGGAGCTCGCCCTGGCCATGGACAAGCTGCCATCCTGGGCGGCTCCTCAGCCTGTGAAGAAGAACCTGCTGACCATGCGGGACGAGGCATTCATCCATTTTGAACCACTGGGGGTGGTGCTGGTCATCGGGGCCTGGAACTACCCCTTTGTCCTGGTCATGCAGCCTTTGATCGGGGCCATCACAGCTG GCAATGCTGTGGTGGTGAAGCCATCGGAGATCAGCGAGAACACGGCTCAGCTGGTGGCTGATCTTCTTCCCCAGTACATCGACCGG GAGCTGTACCCCGTGGTCACCGGAGGAGTCCCCGAGACAACAaagctgctggagcagagatttGATCACATCCTCTACACTGGCAACTCCACAGTGGGAAAAATCgtgatggcagcagcagccaagcacCTGACGCCCGTCACCCTGGAGCTGGGCGGGAAGAGCCCCTGCTACATCGACAAGGACTGTGACCTGGCCGTCGCCTGCAG GCGGATAACGTGGGGGAAGTACATGAACTGTGGGCAAACCTGCATCGCCCCGGACTACATCCTCTGCGACCCATCCATCCAGAGCCAGGTGGTGGACAACATCAAGGCGACTCTGAAG GAATTCTATGGGGAAGACGTGAAGTCATCTCCGGATTACGAGAGGATTGTCAACAAGCGTCACTTCCAGAGGATCCTGGGCCTGCTGGAAGGGCAGAAGATTGCTCATGGGGGAGAGACTGATGAGGCCTCCTGCTTCATAG CCCCAACGATCCTCACTGATGTTTCTCCGGAGTCAAAggtgatggaggaggagatcTTTGGGCCAGTCCTCCCCATACTGACCATGAGGAGCGTAGATGAAGCCATTGAGTTTATCAACAGTCGGGAGAAGCCCCTGGCCCTGTATGTGTTCTCCAACAACAAGAAG TTAATCAAAAGAGTCATCTCTGAAACCTCCAGTGGGGGTTTTACTGGAAATGATGTTATCATGCATTTCTTCCTCTCAACTTTACCCTTTGGTGGTGTCG GTAACAGCGGGATGGGCTCCTACCACGGCAAACACAGCTTTGAGACCTTCTCCCACCGCCGCTCCTGCCTGATCAAGGACCTGAAGATGGAGGGTACGAACAATCTCCGGTACCCGCCTACCAGCCAGAAGAAGGTGGATTGGGCCAAGTTCTTCCTCTTGAAGCAGTTTAACAAGGGCTACATTGGACTGGCCCTCTTGGCCCTGCTGGGGGTTGTGGCAGCGCTGGTGGCAAAG ATCATTTACTactga
- the LOC138729465 gene encoding aldehyde dehydrogenase family 3 member A2-like isoform X1 — protein sequence MEKNVQEIVGRARAAFNSGRSRPLEFRLRQLKALERMVQEKEKEILAAIKADLHKCGPNAYSHEILSVLGELALAMDKLPSWAAPQPVKKNLLTMRDEAFIHFEPLGVVLVIGAWNYPFVLVMQPLIGAITAGNAVVVKPSEISENTAQLVADLLPQYIDRELYPVVTGGVPETTKLLEQRFDHILYTGNSTVGKIVMAAAAKHLTPVTLELGGKSPCYIDKDCDLAVACRRITWGKYMNCGQTCIAPDYILCDPSIQSQVVDNIKATLKEFYGEDVKSSPDYERIVNKRHFQRILGLLEGQKIAHGGETDEASCFIAPTILTDVSPESKVMEEEIFGPVLPILTMRSVDEAIEFINSREKPLALYVFSNNKKLIKRVISETSSGGFTGNDVIMHFFLSTLPFGGVGNSGMGSYHGKHSFETFSHRRSCLIKDLKMEGTNNLRYPPTSQKKVDWAKFFLLKQFNKGYIGLALLALLGVVAALVAKNHQSVLKRKALLTVLAVQRLGRLSVW from the exons ATGGAGAAGAACGTGCAGGAGATCGTTGGGAGGGCGAGAGCCGCCTTCAACTCTGGCCGGTCTCGCCCGCTGGAGTTCAGGCTGCGGCAGCTGAAGGCTCTGGAGCGGATGGtgcaagagaaggagaaggagatcctGGCAGCCATCAAGGCGGATCTGCACAAG TGTGGGCCCAACGCGTACAGCCATGAGATCCTGAGTGTGCTGGGGGAGCTCGCCCTGGCCATGGACAAGCTGCCATCCTGGGCGGCTCCTCAGCCTGTGAAGAAGAACCTGCTGACCATGCGGGACGAGGCATTCATCCATTTTGAACCACTGGGGGTGGTGCTGGTCATCGGGGCCTGGAACTACCCCTTTGTCCTGGTCATGCAGCCTTTGATCGGGGCCATCACAGCTG GCAATGCTGTGGTGGTGAAGCCATCGGAGATCAGCGAGAACACGGCTCAGCTGGTGGCTGATCTTCTTCCCCAGTACATCGACCGG GAGCTGTACCCCGTGGTCACCGGAGGAGTCCCCGAGACAACAaagctgctggagcagagatttGATCACATCCTCTACACTGGCAACTCCACAGTGGGAAAAATCgtgatggcagcagcagccaagcacCTGACGCCCGTCACCCTGGAGCTGGGCGGGAAGAGCCCCTGCTACATCGACAAGGACTGTGACCTGGCCGTCGCCTGCAG GCGGATAACGTGGGGGAAGTACATGAACTGTGGGCAAACCTGCATCGCCCCGGACTACATCCTCTGCGACCCATCCATCCAGAGCCAGGTGGTGGACAACATCAAGGCGACTCTGAAG GAATTCTATGGGGAAGACGTGAAGTCATCTCCGGATTACGAGAGGATTGTCAACAAGCGTCACTTCCAGAGGATCCTGGGCCTGCTGGAAGGGCAGAAGATTGCTCATGGGGGAGAGACTGATGAGGCCTCCTGCTTCATAG CCCCAACGATCCTCACTGATGTTTCTCCGGAGTCAAAggtgatggaggaggagatcTTTGGGCCAGTCCTCCCCATACTGACCATGAGGAGCGTAGATGAAGCCATTGAGTTTATCAACAGTCGGGAGAAGCCCCTGGCCCTGTATGTGTTCTCCAACAACAAGAAG TTAATCAAAAGAGTCATCTCTGAAACCTCCAGTGGGGGTTTTACTGGAAATGATGTTATCATGCATTTCTTCCTCTCAACTTTACCCTTTGGTGGTGTCG GTAACAGCGGGATGGGCTCCTACCACGGCAAACACAGCTTTGAGACCTTCTCCCACCGCCGCTCCTGCCTGATCAAGGACCTGAAGATGGAGGGTACGAACAATCTCCGGTACCCGCCTACCAGCCAGAAGAAGGTGGATTGGGCCAAGTTCTTCCTCTTGAAGCAGTTTAACAAGGGCTACATTGGACTGGCCCTCTTGGCCCTGCTGGGGGTTGTGGCAGCGCTGGTGGCAAAG AATCACCAGTCTGTGCTGAAGAGAAAAGCCCTCTTGACTGTGCTGGCTGTTCAGAGGCTGGGCCGGCTCAGTGTGTGGTAA